The following proteins are encoded in a genomic region of Arachis stenosperma cultivar V10309 chromosome 4, arast.V10309.gnm1.PFL2, whole genome shotgun sequence:
- the LOC130974306 gene encoding uncharacterized protein LOC130974306 isoform X2: MEEISNFPLNPEPAEEETPQSQMQESTPDRKSMRTTKPGIKRLILSLTVLFSFIIGFPFLWKSIEIYRAPLPFDRIESFSSQLESDPLHFPCRFQAIFVGFDFSASRGLGPNDVAAAITHKMSQLNPNSLRCGNCGGGDYDVSVVIDSGSSCAQTEGSEARCPLKCGEVVFGGKLSDEDFDEMLKRCLGNVGGGGKGYSVVVFNGDKEEGEVRAVVGKYRHAWVLGHVSEDEAVSRTAEIFARVFMNGGNEGNSIRSEFMPVGADGRIVLSFSLLNAEPQDWIYDWSFHEIDKTLLQPVIQALQPIANITVESQVLYYTPKSSFSCWDDIHGSHIFSTKDLPFFLNSNEWHLDTSVAAGGRSKVLQLVVYIPSAKECPLQLELPNGDLSKTNGFISPMWGGVVVWNPESCVKDLESKDPDRRVISPQNLQKLFEVLMGQLRQLLGLKSDNLYVGQSGAYILLGSERGFTEWELDVLSGKHVCFNLHSCATTLGSLSRLVQSLPRMIIIDEIGKQVKFSLEAAKFAQSYASTGIYNASAVSSRQARSLVENAFFHPSIMSISYYSFEHCFAIYSLASSSQFVSFRWTKFELKK; encoded by the exons ATGGAGGAGATATCCAATTTTCCATTAAACCCAGAGCCCGCAGAAGAAGAAACCCCGCAGTCTCAGATGCAGGAATCTACTCCCGACCGTAAATCCATGCGAACAACCAAACCCGGCATCAAGCGCCTCATCCTCAGCCTCACAGTGCTCTTCTCATTCATTATAGGTTTCCCGTTCCTCTGGAAATCCATCGAAATCTACCGCGCTCCACTCCCCTTCGACCGAATCGAGTCCTTCTCCTCGCAATTGGAGTCCGATCCCTTACACTTCCCCTGCCGATTCCAAGCCATATTCGTCGGCTTTGACTTCTCCGCTTCTCGTGGCCTTGGTCCAAACGACGTCGCAGCAGCAATTACCCACAAGATGTCCCAACTGAACCCTAACTCCTTGCGATGCGGCAATTGCGGCGGCGGTGACTACGACGTCTCTGTGGTCATCGATTCAGGCTCCAGTTGCGCGCAGACGGAGGGTTCGGAAGCTCGGTGTCCGTTGAAGTGTGGTGAAGTTGTTTTTGGCGGGAAGTTGAGTGACGAAGATTTTGATGAGATGCTGAAGCGTTGTTTGGGGAATGTAGGCGGTGGAGGGAAGGGCTATAGTGTTGTGGTTTTTAATGGGGACAAGGAGGAAGGGGAAGTGAGGGCTGTGGTGGGTAAGTACCGGCATGCGTGGGTACTCGGCCACGTTTCGGAGGATGAGGCGGTTTCAAGGACAGCTGAGATCTTTGCCAGGGTGTTTATGAATGGCGGGAATGAAGGGAATTCGATTCGCAGTGAGTTCATGCCGGTTGGTGCTGATGGCAGGATTGTTCTTTCCTTCAGTTTGCTCAATGCAGAGCCACAAGATTGGATATATGATTG GAGTTTTCATGAAATTGACAAGACTCTGTTGCAACCTGTGATCCAAGCTTTGCAACCTATAGCAAACATAACGGTTGAAAGCCAG GTTTTATACTACACGCCAAAGTCTTCCTTTTCGTGCTGGGATGATATACATGGAAGCCACATATTCAGTACCAAGGATCTTCCTTTCTTT CTTAATTCAAATGAGTGGCATCTAGATACTTCAGTTGCAGCGGGAGGGAGATCTAAAGTATTGCAACTTGTGGT GTATATACCATCTGCAAAGGAATGTCCTCTGCAATTGGAGCTTCCAAATGGAGATCTCTCTAAGACTAATGGCTTTATATCTCCT ATGTGGGGTggtgttgttgtatggaatcccGAAAGTTGTGTAAAGGATTTGGAGAGTAAAGATCCAGACAGACGTGTGATTTCTCCCCAG AATCTCCAGAAGCTTTTTGAAGTTCTAATGGGGCAGTTGCGGCAACTCCTTGGTCTCAAGTCTGATAACCTATATGTTGGTCAATCAGGGGCATACATCCTCCTAGGGAGTGAAAGAGGTTTTACAGAATG GGAGTTGGATGTTTTGTCAGGGAAGCATGTATGCTTTAATTTACATTCATGTGCAACGACACTTGGATCTCTTTCCAGATTG GTTCAATCATTGCCAAGAATGATTATCATTGATGAAATTGGAAAACAG GTGAAGTTTTCTCTGGAAGCTGCAAAGTTTGCTCAAAGTTATGCATCTACTGGAATTTATAATGCATCTGCTG
- the LOC130974306 gene encoding uncharacterized protein LOC130974306 isoform X3: MEEISNFPLNPEPAEEETPQSQMQESTPDRKSMRTTKPGIKRLILSLTVLFSFIIGFPFLWKSIEIYRAPLPFDRIESFSSQLESDPLHFPCRFQAIFVGFDFSASRGLGPNDVAAAITHKMSQLNPNSLRCGNCGGGDYDVSVVIDSGSSCAQTEGSEARCPLKCGEVVFGGKLSDEDFDEMLKRCLGNVGGGGKGYSVVVFNGDKEEGEVRAVVGKYRHAWVLGHVSEDEAVSRTAEIFARVFMNGGNEGNSIRSEFMPVGADGRIVLSFSLLNAEPQDWIYDWSFHEIDKTLLQPVIQALQPIANITVESQVLYYTPKSSFSCWDDIHGSHIFSTKDLPFFLNSNEWHLDTSVAAGGRSKVLQLVVYIPSAKECPLQLELPNGDLSKTNGFISPMWGGVVVWNPESCVKDLESKDPDRRVISPQNLQKLFEVLMGQLRQLLGLKSDNLYVGQSGAYILLGSERGFTEWELDVLSGKHVCFNLHSCATTLGSLSRLVQSLPRMIIIDEIGKQVKFSLEAAKFAQSYASTGIYNASAVSSRQARSLVENAFFHPSIMSISYYSFEHCFAIYSRLLL; encoded by the exons ATGGAGGAGATATCCAATTTTCCATTAAACCCAGAGCCCGCAGAAGAAGAAACCCCGCAGTCTCAGATGCAGGAATCTACTCCCGACCGTAAATCCATGCGAACAACCAAACCCGGCATCAAGCGCCTCATCCTCAGCCTCACAGTGCTCTTCTCATTCATTATAGGTTTCCCGTTCCTCTGGAAATCCATCGAAATCTACCGCGCTCCACTCCCCTTCGACCGAATCGAGTCCTTCTCCTCGCAATTGGAGTCCGATCCCTTACACTTCCCCTGCCGATTCCAAGCCATATTCGTCGGCTTTGACTTCTCCGCTTCTCGTGGCCTTGGTCCAAACGACGTCGCAGCAGCAATTACCCACAAGATGTCCCAACTGAACCCTAACTCCTTGCGATGCGGCAATTGCGGCGGCGGTGACTACGACGTCTCTGTGGTCATCGATTCAGGCTCCAGTTGCGCGCAGACGGAGGGTTCGGAAGCTCGGTGTCCGTTGAAGTGTGGTGAAGTTGTTTTTGGCGGGAAGTTGAGTGACGAAGATTTTGATGAGATGCTGAAGCGTTGTTTGGGGAATGTAGGCGGTGGAGGGAAGGGCTATAGTGTTGTGGTTTTTAATGGGGACAAGGAGGAAGGGGAAGTGAGGGCTGTGGTGGGTAAGTACCGGCATGCGTGGGTACTCGGCCACGTTTCGGAGGATGAGGCGGTTTCAAGGACAGCTGAGATCTTTGCCAGGGTGTTTATGAATGGCGGGAATGAAGGGAATTCGATTCGCAGTGAGTTCATGCCGGTTGGTGCTGATGGCAGGATTGTTCTTTCCTTCAGTTTGCTCAATGCAGAGCCACAAGATTGGATATATGATTG GAGTTTTCATGAAATTGACAAGACTCTGTTGCAACCTGTGATCCAAGCTTTGCAACCTATAGCAAACATAACGGTTGAAAGCCAG GTTTTATACTACACGCCAAAGTCTTCCTTTTCGTGCTGGGATGATATACATGGAAGCCACATATTCAGTACCAAGGATCTTCCTTTCTTT CTTAATTCAAATGAGTGGCATCTAGATACTTCAGTTGCAGCGGGAGGGAGATCTAAAGTATTGCAACTTGTGGT GTATATACCATCTGCAAAGGAATGTCCTCTGCAATTGGAGCTTCCAAATGGAGATCTCTCTAAGACTAATGGCTTTATATCTCCT ATGTGGGGTggtgttgttgtatggaatcccGAAAGTTGTGTAAAGGATTTGGAGAGTAAAGATCCAGACAGACGTGTGATTTCTCCCCAG AATCTCCAGAAGCTTTTTGAAGTTCTAATGGGGCAGTTGCGGCAACTCCTTGGTCTCAAGTCTGATAACCTATATGTTGGTCAATCAGGGGCATACATCCTCCTAGGGAGTGAAAGAGGTTTTACAGAATG GGAGTTGGATGTTTTGTCAGGGAAGCATGTATGCTTTAATTTACATTCATGTGCAACGACACTTGGATCTCTTTCCAGATTG GTTCAATCATTGCCAAGAATGATTATCATTGATGAAATTGGAAAACAG GTGAAGTTTTCTCTGGAAGCTGCAAAGTTTGCTCAAAGTTATGCATCTACTGGAATTTATAATGCATCTGCTG